One Streptomyces sp. R28 DNA window includes the following coding sequences:
- a CDS encoding glycosyltransferase family 1 protein: MKAIRRFTVRPVLPAPLRPLSDLARNLRWSWHAETRDLFQSVDPECWAASGNDPVRLLGSVSPGRLAELAEDRRFLDRLTAAAGDLDDYVSGERWYQGRPAGLPAAVAYFSPEFGITAALPQYSGGLGILAGDHLKAASDLGVPLIGVGLLYRHGYFRQTLSRDGWQQEHYPVLDPNELPVALLKEPDGTPTRISLALPGGRQLHARVWLAQVGRVPLLMLDSDVEENDLGERGVTDRLYGGGSEHRLLQEMLLGIGGVRAVRTYCRLTGHPTPEVFHTNEGHAGFLGLERIAELHTEGLDFDSALEAVRAGTVFTTHTPVPAGIDRFDRELVAHHFGPDAELPAIDVERILRLGMETYPGGEPNLFNMAVMGLRLGQRANGVSLLHGNVSREMFSGLWPGFDPDEVPITSVTNGVHAPTWVAPEVFRLGARQIGRRRTEDAMTVGGSDRWDAVAEIPDQDIWELRRNLRERLVTEVRDRLRTSWRQRGAGTAELGWVDGVLDPDVLTIGFARRVPSYKRLTLMLRDRDRLMDLLLHPERPIQIVVAGKAHPADDGGKRLVQELVRFADDPRVRHRIVFLPDYGMAMAQKLYPGCDIWLNNPLRPLEACGTSGMKAALNGCLNLSVLDGWWDEWFQPDFGWAVPTADGTGTDPDHRDDLEAAALYDLLEQRVTPRFYERGQGGLPDRWIEMVRQTLMLLGPKVLAGRMVREYVERLYTPAAHAHRAMTPDAARELAAWKARVRAAWHGVTVDHVETSAATPTAELGSTLSLRVRVGLGDLGPDDVEVQAVSGRVDSEDRIADASTVPLKSAGSPDAEGRWVYEGPLSLDRTGPYGYTVRILPAHRLLASGAELGLVAVPSEGVGEGAGVLMR; this comes from the coding sequence GTGAAGGCGATCCGTCGATTCACCGTCCGTCCAGTCCTCCCCGCACCCCTCCGGCCCCTCAGCGATCTGGCGCGCAACCTGCGCTGGTCCTGGCATGCGGAGACCCGCGACCTCTTCCAGTCCGTGGACCCCGAGTGCTGGGCCGCCTCGGGCAACGACCCCGTACGGCTGCTGGGCAGCGTGTCGCCCGGGCGGCTCGCGGAGCTGGCCGAGGACCGCCGGTTCCTGGACCGGCTGACCGCGGCCGCCGGTGACCTCGACGACTACGTCTCGGGCGAGCGCTGGTACCAGGGCCGGCCCGCGGGACTCCCCGCCGCCGTCGCCTACTTCTCCCCCGAGTTCGGCATCACGGCCGCTCTGCCCCAGTACTCCGGCGGTCTCGGCATCCTCGCCGGCGACCATCTCAAGGCGGCCAGCGACCTCGGCGTCCCCCTCATCGGGGTGGGGCTGCTGTACCGGCACGGCTACTTCCGGCAGACCCTGTCCCGGGACGGCTGGCAGCAGGAGCACTACCCGGTACTGGACCCCAACGAGCTGCCCGTGGCCCTCCTGAAGGAACCCGACGGCACCCCCACCCGGATCTCCCTCGCCCTGCCCGGCGGCAGGCAGCTGCACGCCCGCGTCTGGCTCGCCCAGGTCGGCCGCGTCCCCCTGCTGATGCTCGACTCCGACGTCGAGGAGAACGACCTCGGCGAACGCGGCGTGACCGACCGGCTGTACGGCGGCGGCAGCGAGCACCGCCTGCTGCAGGAAATGCTGCTGGGCATAGGAGGAGTGCGGGCGGTCCGGACGTACTGCCGCCTGACCGGCCATCCGACCCCCGAGGTCTTCCACACCAACGAGGGCCACGCCGGCTTCCTGGGCCTGGAGCGCATCGCCGAACTGCACACCGAGGGCCTGGACTTCGACTCGGCGCTGGAAGCCGTCCGCGCCGGCACGGTCTTCACCACCCACACCCCCGTCCCGGCCGGCATCGACCGCTTCGACCGCGAGCTGGTCGCCCACCACTTCGGCCCCGACGCCGAACTCCCGGCCATCGACGTCGAGCGCATCCTCCGGCTCGGCATGGAGACCTACCCCGGCGGCGAACCCAACCTCTTCAACATGGCGGTGATGGGCCTGCGCCTGGGCCAGCGGGCCAACGGCGTCTCCCTCCTCCACGGCAACGTCAGCCGCGAGATGTTCTCGGGACTGTGGCCGGGATTCGACCCCGACGAGGTGCCCATCACCTCGGTCACCAACGGCGTCCACGCCCCGACCTGGGTCGCCCCCGAGGTCTTCCGCCTCGGCGCCCGCCAGATCGGCCGCCGGCGTACCGAGGACGCCATGACCGTCGGCGGCTCGGACCGCTGGGACGCGGTCGCGGAGATCCCCGACCAGGACATCTGGGAGCTGCGCCGGAACCTGCGCGAGCGGCTGGTGACGGAGGTACGGGACCGGCTGCGCACCTCCTGGCGGCAACGCGGCGCCGGGACGGCCGAGCTGGGCTGGGTCGACGGTGTCCTGGACCCCGACGTCCTGACGATCGGCTTCGCGCGCCGCGTCCCGTCGTACAAGCGCCTCACACTGATGCTCCGCGACCGCGACCGCCTGATGGACCTGCTCCTGCACCCGGAGCGCCCGATCCAGATCGTGGTCGCGGGCAAGGCGCACCCGGCGGACGACGGCGGGAAGCGCCTGGTCCAGGAGTTGGTGAGGTTCGCCGACGACCCGCGGGTCCGTCACCGCATCGTCTTCCTGCCGGACTACGGCATGGCGATGGCGCAGAAGCTCTACCCCGGCTGTGACATCTGGCTGAACAACCCGCTCAGGCCGTTGGAGGCGTGCGGCACGTCGGGCATGAAGGCGGCCCTGAACGGGTGCTTGAACCTCTCTGTCCTGGACGGCTGGTGGGACGAGTGGTTCCAGCCGGACTTCGGCTGGGCCGTCCCCACCGCGGACGGCACCGGCACGGACCCGGACCACCGCGACGACCTGGAGGCGGCGGCGCTGTACGACCTGCTGGAACAGCGTGTCACGCCCCGCTTCTACGAGCGCGGCCAGGGCGGCCTGCCGGACCGCTGGATCGAGATGGTCCGCCAGACCCTGATGCTGCTGGGCCCGAAGGTCCTGGCGGGCAGGATGGTCCGCGAATACGTCGAGCGTCTCTACACCCCGGCCGCGCACGCCCACCGCGCGATGACACCGGACGCGGCGCGCGAGCTGGCGGCCTGGAAGGCGCGGGTGCGTGCGGCCTGGCACGGCGTCACGGTCGACCATGTGGAGACGTCCGCCGCGACCCCCACCGCGGAACTCGGCTCGACGCTCAGCCTCCGGGTGCGGGTGGGGCTGGGCGACCTCGGGCCGGACGACGTCGAGGTCCAGGCGGTCTCGGGGCGCGTGGACTCCGAGGACCGCATCGCGGACGCGTCGACGGTACCGCTGAAGTCGGCGGGGAGCCCGGACGCGGAGGGGCGGTGGGTGTACGAGGGTCCGCTGTCCCTGGACCGGACGGGGCCGTACGGCTATACGGTCCGGATTCTTCCGGCTCATCGGTTGCTGGCGTCCGGGGCGGAGCTGGGGTTGGTGGCGGTGCCTTCGGAGGGGGTGGGGGAGGGGGCCGGCGTGTTGATGCGGTGA
- a CDS encoding DUF1990 domain-containing protein, with the protein MSFTYDHVGASREPGFCPPGFHPLHVRTRIGEGEHVLRRAADAVMTWEMHRAMGVGIDASADRAAPDVDVTVTLAGMIKAPCRVVWTVEEHRRTGWAYGTLSGHPECGEESFIVDRTGDGTVWLTVNAFSRGAKWYARAGGPATRGLQHAYARRCGNVLRQLCEREIEEG; encoded by the coding sequence ATGTCCTTCACGTACGACCACGTCGGCGCGTCCCGCGAGCCCGGCTTCTGCCCGCCCGGCTTCCACCCCCTGCACGTACGCACCCGCATAGGCGAGGGCGAGCACGTGCTCCGCAGAGCCGCCGACGCGGTCATGACCTGGGAGATGCACCGCGCGATGGGCGTCGGCATAGACGCGTCGGCCGACCGCGCGGCCCCCGACGTCGACGTCACGGTCACCCTCGCCGGCATGATCAAAGCGCCGTGCCGGGTGGTGTGGACGGTGGAGGAGCACCGCCGCACCGGCTGGGCGTACGGCACGCTTTCCGGTCATCCCGAGTGCGGCGAGGAGTCGTTCATCGTGGACCGCACGGGGGACGGCACGGTGTGGCTGACGGTGAACGCGTTCAGCCGGGGGGCGAAGTGGTACGCGCGGGCGGGGGGTCCGGCCACCCGGGGATTGCAGCATGCTTACGCGCGGCGGTGCGGCAACGTGCTGCGGCAGCTGTGCGAGCGAGAGATCGAGGAGGGCTGA
- a CDS encoding M4 family metallopeptidase, producing MTPLYARRKRTTLAIATAVAGGALLTTALTTGTSAAAPVDAGTKAASLAAPVALAPAARTALIKDQQAEAAETADAIGLGAQERLVVKDVVKDADGTVHTRYERTYAGLPVLGGDLVVHETASGATKGVTKATKATIKVASLKPAITAAKAEGQALKQAKAAGSEKTEADQAPRKVIWAANGKPTLAYETVVGGLQEDGTPNELHVITDAATGKKLFEYQGIETGSGKSLYSGTVTLGTTLSGSTYNLTDGGRGGHKTYNKARSTSSSAGTLFTDADDTWGTGAASSSSSDQTAAVDAAYGAQVTWDFYKNTFGRSGIKNDGKAAYSRVHYGNAYVNAFWDDSCFCMTYGDGEGNTKPLTSLDVAGHEMTHGVTSNTAGLNYSGESGGLNEATSDIFGTAVEFYAANSNDVGDYLIGEKIDINGDGTPLRYMDKPSKDGGSKDSWSSSLGGLDVHYSSGPANHFFYLLSEGSGAKTINGVSYNSPTSNGSTVTGIGRAKAAAIWYKALTEYMTSTTNYKAARTATLSAASALYGGTSSTEYKAVAAAWSAINVS from the coding sequence GTGACCCCCCTCTACGCGCGTCGCAAGCGCACCACTCTGGCCATCGCCACCGCCGTGGCGGGCGGAGCTCTCCTCACCACCGCTCTGACCACCGGCACTTCGGCCGCCGCCCCCGTGGACGCCGGCACCAAGGCCGCCTCGCTCGCCGCCCCGGTCGCGCTCGCCCCCGCGGCACGCACCGCGCTGATCAAGGACCAGCAGGCAGAGGCCGCCGAGACCGCCGACGCGATAGGCCTCGGCGCCCAGGAGAGACTGGTCGTCAAGGACGTCGTCAAGGACGCCGACGGCACGGTCCACACCCGCTACGAGCGCACCTACGCGGGCCTGCCCGTCCTCGGCGGCGACCTCGTCGTCCACGAGACGGCGTCCGGCGCCACCAAGGGCGTCACCAAGGCGACGAAGGCCACCATCAAGGTCGCCTCGCTCAAGCCGGCGATCACCGCGGCCAAGGCCGAGGGCCAGGCCCTGAAGCAGGCCAAGGCGGCCGGCTCGGAGAAGACCGAGGCGGACCAGGCGCCCCGCAAGGTGATCTGGGCCGCGAACGGCAAGCCGACCCTTGCCTACGAGACGGTCGTCGGCGGCCTGCAGGAGGACGGCACCCCGAACGAACTGCACGTCATCACCGACGCCGCCACCGGCAAGAAGCTGTTCGAGTACCAGGGCATCGAGACCGGCAGCGGCAAGAGCCTCTACTCGGGCACCGTCACCCTCGGCACGACCCTGTCGGGTTCGACGTACAACCTCACCGACGGCGGGCGCGGCGGCCACAAGACGTACAACAAGGCCCGCAGCACCAGCTCCTCCGCGGGCACGCTGTTCACCGACGCGGACGACACGTGGGGCACCGGCGCCGCCTCCAGCTCCTCCAGCGACCAGACGGCCGCCGTCGACGCCGCCTACGGCGCCCAGGTCACCTGGGACTTCTACAAGAACACCTTCGGCCGCAGCGGCATCAAGAACGACGGCAAGGCCGCCTACTCCCGCGTCCACTACGGCAACGCCTACGTCAACGCGTTCTGGGACGACAGCTGCTTCTGCATGACGTACGGCGACGGCGAGGGCAACACCAAGCCCCTGACGTCGCTCGACGTGGCCGGCCACGAGATGACCCACGGCGTCACCTCGAACACCGCGGGCCTGAACTACTCCGGCGAGTCGGGCGGCCTCAACGAGGCGACCTCCGACATCTTCGGCACGGCGGTGGAGTTCTACGCGGCGAACTCCAACGACGTCGGCGACTACCTCATCGGCGAGAAGATCGACATCAACGGCGACGGCACCCCGCTGCGCTACATGGACAAGCCCAGCAAGGACGGCGGGTCCAAGGACAGCTGGTCGTCGTCGCTCGGCGGCCTGGACGTCCACTACTCGTCGGGCCCCGCGAACCACTTCTTCTACCTCCTTTCGGAGGGCAGCGGCGCCAAGACGATCAACGGGGTCAGCTACAACTCCCCGACGTCCAACGGCTCCACGGTCACCGGCATCGGCCGCGCCAAGGCCGCCGCGATCTGGTACAAGGCCCTGACCGAGTACATGACGTCGACGACCAACTACAAGGCCGCCCGTACGGCGACCCTGAGCGCGGCGTCCGCCCTGTACGGCGGCACCAGCAGCACGGAGTACAAGGCTGTGGCGGCCGCGTGGTCGGCGATCAACGTCAGCTGA
- a CDS encoding M4 family metallopeptidase translates to MRDSSSHRRTSHTTRRHSTHRRAAAVALVGVSALIAAAVQSGAATAAPEKAPSAAGKVIPGAESVKLSPAQRAALIREANATKADTAKDLGLGAKEKLVVRDVVKDGNGTVHTRYERTYDGLPVLGGDLVVETAKSGATEAVTKATRAAIKPATTTAAVPSAKAEKQALAAAKAEKAKSPDVNRAPRKVIWAANGKPTVAYETVVGGFQHDGTPQELHVVTDATTGAKLYEWEAIETGTGNTVYSGTVNLTTTQSGSTYNLTDGARGGHKTYNLNRGTSGTGTLFSGPDDVWGNGSPSNLESAGADAHYGAQLTWDYYKNVHGRSGIRGDGVGAYSRVHYGNNYVNAFWSDSCFCMTYGDGSGNTNPLTSIDVAAHEMTHGLTSNTAGLNYSGESGGLNEATSDIFGSTVEFYANNSSDVGDYLIGEEININGDGTPLRYMDKPSKDGSSKDAWYSGIGSIDVHYSSGPANHFFYLLSEGSGTKTINGVTYNSPTSDGLPVTGIGRDKAEKIWFRALTTKFTSTTNYAAARTGTLAATGELYGTTSAEYKAVQDAWAGINVGSRSDGGGGGGGTSFESGTDVSIPDNGAAVTSPITVSGRTGNAPSNLQVAVDIVHTYIGDLKVDLVAPDGSAYTLKGYGTGGSSDNLNTTYTVNASSEVANGVWLLRVQDNAAIDTGYINSWKLTFP, encoded by the coding sequence TTGAGAGACAGTTCCTCCCACAGACGCACCTCCCACACGACGCGTCGTCACAGCACGCACCGCCGGGCCGCCGCCGTCGCTCTCGTCGGCGTCTCCGCCCTGATCGCCGCGGCCGTCCAGAGCGGCGCCGCCACCGCAGCCCCGGAGAAGGCACCGTCGGCCGCGGGCAAGGTCATACCGGGCGCCGAGTCCGTCAAGCTGTCCCCGGCGCAGCGCGCCGCGCTGATACGCGAGGCCAACGCCACCAAGGCGGACACCGCGAAGGACCTGGGCCTCGGCGCCAAGGAGAAGCTGGTCGTCCGGGACGTCGTCAAGGACGGCAACGGCACGGTCCACACCCGCTACGAGCGGACGTACGACGGTCTGCCCGTCCTCGGCGGTGACCTCGTCGTCGAGACGGCCAAGTCCGGCGCGACCGAGGCCGTCACCAAGGCGACCCGCGCCGCCATCAAGCCGGCCACCACCACGGCCGCCGTGCCCTCGGCCAAGGCCGAGAAGCAGGCGCTGGCCGCCGCGAAGGCGGAGAAGGCCAAGAGCCCCGACGTCAACCGGGCGCCGCGCAAGGTGATCTGGGCCGCGAACGGCAAGCCGACCGTGGCGTACGAGACGGTCGTCGGCGGCTTCCAGCACGACGGCACCCCGCAGGAACTGCACGTCGTCACCGACGCCACCACCGGCGCGAAGCTGTACGAGTGGGAGGCGATCGAGACCGGCACCGGCAACACGGTGTACAGCGGCACGGTCAACCTCACCACCACCCAGTCCGGGTCGACGTACAACCTCACGGACGGCGCGCGCGGCGGGCACAAGACGTACAACCTGAACCGCGGCACCTCCGGCACCGGCACCCTCTTCTCCGGCCCCGACGACGTCTGGGGCAACGGCAGCCCGTCCAACCTGGAGTCGGCCGGCGCCGACGCGCACTACGGCGCGCAGCTGACCTGGGACTACTACAAGAACGTGCACGGCCGTTCGGGTATCCGCGGCGACGGCGTCGGCGCGTACTCCCGGGTCCACTACGGCAACAACTACGTCAACGCGTTCTGGTCCGACAGCTGCTTCTGCATGACGTACGGCGACGGCTCGGGCAACACCAACCCGCTGACGTCGATCGACGTGGCCGCGCACGAGATGACCCACGGGCTCACCTCCAACACCGCGGGCCTGAACTACTCCGGCGAGTCCGGCGGTCTGAACGAGGCCACCTCCGACATCTTCGGCTCGACCGTCGAGTTCTACGCCAACAACTCCTCCGACGTCGGTGACTACCTCATCGGCGAGGAGATCAACATCAACGGCGACGGCACCCCGTTGCGGTACATGGACAAGCCCAGCAAGGACGGCTCGTCCAAGGACGCCTGGTACTCGGGCATCGGCTCGATCGACGTGCACTACTCGTCGGGCCCCGCGAACCACTTCTTCTACCTCCTGTCCGAGGGCAGTGGCACCAAGACCATCAACGGTGTCACCTACAACTCGCCCACCTCGGACGGTCTTCCGGTCACCGGCATCGGCCGGGACAAGGCGGAGAAGATCTGGTTCCGCGCGCTGACCACCAAGTTCACCTCCACGACCAACTACGCGGCCGCCCGCACCGGCACCCTCGCGGCGACCGGTGAGCTGTACGGCACCACGAGCGCCGAGTACAAGGCCGTGCAGGACGCCTGGGCGGGCATCAACGTCGGCTCGCGCTCCGACGGTGGCGGCGGCGGTGGCGGTACGTCCTTCGAGAGCGGAACCGACGTTTCGATTCCGGACAACGGGGCGGCCGTGACCTCCCCGATCACCGTGTCCGGCCGGACCGGCAACGCTCCGTCCAACCTCCAGGTCGCCGTGGACATCGTCCACACCTACATCGGCGACCTCAAGGTGGACCTGGTCGCCCCCGACGGCTCGGCGTACACGCTGAAGGGGTACGGCACCGGCGGCAGCTCGGACAACCTCAACACCACGTACACGGTGAACGCGTCCTCCGAAGTCGCCAACGGCGTATGGCTGTTGCGCGTCCAGGACAACGCGGCCATCGACACCGGCTACATCAACAGCTGGAAGCTCACCTTCCCGTAG
- a CDS encoding NAD(+) synthase gives MNFWSIYEHGFARVAACTGHTVIADPQANAEAVLRQARRCAREGVAVAVFPELGLTGYSIEDLLLQDAVLDEVEEALRTVVAGSADLLPVLVVGAPLRHRHRVYNCAVIVHRGQILGVAPKSYPPNYREFYEQRQIASGEDERGGTIRVGGETVPFGVDLLFEAEDVPGLVLHAEICEDMWVPVPPSAEAALAGATVLANLSGSPITVGRAEDRRLLCRSASSRCLAAYVYSAAGLGESTTDLSWDGQTMIYENGALLAETARFPLDDQYAVADVDLDLLRQERQRMGTFDDNRRAHATRTGDFRRVRFRLDPPATDLGLKRRIERFPFVPADAERLALDCYEAYNIQVAGLQQRLASIGGPKVVIGVSGGLDSTHALIVAARAMDRAGRPRSDILAFTLPGFATSDHTKDNAHKLMNSLGVTAAELDITPTARLMLKEMDHPFASGEPVYDVTFENVQAGLRTDYLFRLANQRGGIVLGTGDLSELALGWSTYGVGDQMSHYNVNSGVPKTLIQHLIRWVITSGQFDEETGTTLAAILDTEISPELVPGEEMQSTESKIGPYALHDFTLFHVLRYGFRPSKIAFLAWHAWHDAQAGAWPPGFPEAKRVAYDLAEIRRWLEVFCRRFFAFAQFKRSAMPNGPKVSAGGSLSPRGDWRAPSDGTAHAWLRDLDRFEVLGAEQ, from the coding sequence TTGAACTTCTGGTCGATCTACGAGCACGGCTTCGCGCGGGTCGCCGCGTGCACCGGCCACACCGTCATCGCCGACCCGCAGGCCAACGCCGAAGCGGTCCTGCGGCAGGCGCGCCGGTGCGCGCGGGAGGGGGTCGCCGTCGCCGTCTTCCCCGAGCTGGGCCTGACCGGGTACTCGATCGAGGACCTGCTGCTCCAGGACGCGGTGCTCGACGAGGTCGAGGAGGCGCTGCGGACGGTCGTGGCCGGGTCGGCCGACCTGCTCCCGGTGCTGGTCGTCGGGGCCCCGCTGCGCCATCGCCACCGGGTCTACAACTGCGCGGTGATCGTGCACCGCGGCCAGATCCTCGGCGTCGCACCCAAGTCGTACCCGCCGAACTACCGCGAGTTCTACGAGCAGCGGCAGATCGCCTCGGGTGAGGACGAGCGGGGCGGGACGATCCGGGTCGGCGGCGAGACGGTGCCGTTCGGGGTGGACCTGCTCTTCGAGGCGGAGGACGTCCCCGGCCTCGTGCTGCACGCGGAGATCTGCGAGGACATGTGGGTGCCGGTGCCCCCGAGCGCGGAAGCGGCCCTGGCCGGCGCGACCGTGCTCGCCAACCTCTCGGGCAGCCCGATCACGGTGGGGCGGGCCGAGGACCGGCGGCTGCTGTGCCGCTCGGCGTCCTCGCGCTGCCTGGCGGCGTACGTGTACTCGGCGGCGGGTCTGGGTGAGTCGACCACCGACCTGTCCTGGGACGGGCAGACCATGATCTACGAGAACGGCGCCCTGCTGGCGGAGACGGCCCGGTTCCCGCTCGACGACCAGTACGCGGTGGCCGACGTCGACCTCGACCTGCTGCGGCAGGAGCGGCAGCGGATGGGCACGTTCGACGACAACCGCCGCGCCCACGCCACCCGGACCGGGGACTTCAGGCGGGTGCGGTTCCGGCTCGACCCGCCGGCGACGGACCTGGGCCTGAAGCGCCGCATCGAGCGCTTCCCGTTCGTGCCCGCGGACGCCGAGCGGCTCGCCCTGGACTGCTACGAGGCGTACAACATCCAGGTCGCGGGGCTCCAGCAGCGGCTGGCCTCGATCGGCGGCCCGAAGGTGGTCATCGGGGTGTCGGGCGGCCTGGACTCCACGCACGCGCTGATCGTCGCCGCCCGTGCGATGGACCGCGCCGGGCGCCCGCGCAGCGACATCCTGGCCTTCACCCTGCCCGGCTTCGCCACCAGCGACCACACCAAGGACAACGCCCACAAGCTGATGAACTCGCTCGGCGTCACCGCGGCCGAGCTGGACATCACGCCGACCGCGCGGCTGATGCTCAAGGAGATGGACCACCCGTTCGCGTCCGGCGAGCCGGTGTACGACGTCACCTTCGAGAACGTGCAGGCGGGCCTGCGCACCGACTACCTGTTCCGCCTCGCCAACCAGCGCGGCGGCATCGTGCTCGGCACCGGCGACCTGTCGGAGCTGGCGCTCGGCTGGTCCACGTACGGCGTGGGCGACCAGATGAGCCACTACAACGTCAACTCCGGTGTGCCGAAGACGCTGATCCAGCACCTGATCCGCTGGGTCATCACCAGCGGCCAGTTCGACGAGGAGACCGGCACGACGCTGGCCGCGATCCTCGACACGGAGATCAGCCCGGAGCTGGTGCCGGGCGAGGAGATGCAGTCCACGGAGTCGAAGATCGGCCCGTACGCGCTGCACGACTTCACGCTCTTCCATGTGCTGCGCTACGGCTTCCGGCCCTCGAAGATCGCCTTCCTGGCCTGGCACGCCTGGCACGACGCGCAGGCCGGTGCCTGGCCGCCCGGCTTCCCCGAGGCGAAGCGGGTGGCGTACGACCTGGCCGAGATCCGGCGCTGGCTGGAGGTCTTCTGCCGTCGCTTCTTCGCGTTCGCACAGTTCAAGCGCTCGGCCATGCCGAACGGGCCGAAGGTCTCGGCGGGCGGTTCCCTCTCCCCGCGCGGCGACTGGCGCGCGCCGTCGGACGGTACGGCGCATGCGTGGCTGCGGGATCTCGACCGCTTCGAAGTACTGGGCGCCGAACAGTAG
- a CDS encoding ABC transporter ATP-binding protein, with product MSGSAAGRDQPHRTRTRQTTRTPGLPATKSNAPSHLPIAEPRDVRRAAARLIRADAKAFTAVLVLNSLAAVVGLAGPWLVGRIIDEVRAGHGVTTVDKLALAILIAATAQLLLARWARYVGHRFGERTLARVREEFVDRTLALPANVVERAGTGDLTSRGTTDVALVGTTLRDAGPELLINSVQAAFLLAAVFILDPLLGLCGVLGFGGIWWAMRWYLRRARDGYLAEGAATSEVAEILAATVSGARTVEALRLERRRVAASRDALERSRRTRFHTLFLRTVFFPAVEVSYVVPVTTVLLLGGVLLERGALSLGSVVAAALYLQRLSEPLDEILMRVEQLQSSGASFARVEGLARAPQATDTDSPTPADDRLDVTGVRYSYDRGGEVLSDVDLTVRPGERLAVVGPSGAGKTTLSRLLAGVDAPTAGSVTVGGVPVVALGPEQLRRQVVLVTQEHHVFLGTVRDNLRIAEPSATDEELWAALTAVGADAWVRRLPDGLDTALGDGGRRTDGSQAQQLALARVVLADPHTLILDEATALLDPTTARHTERALAAVLQGRTVIAIAHRLHTAHDADRVAVMENGRLTELGTHDDLVAAGGAYAALWRSWHGERPASPGTA from the coding sequence ATGAGCGGCTCCGCCGCGGGGCGCGACCAGCCACATCGAACCCGCACCCGGCAAACCACCCGAACTCCCGGGCTCCCGGCCACGAAATCCAATGCACCGAGTCACCTCCCCATCGCCGAGCCCCGCGACGTCCGACGAGCCGCCGCCCGCCTGATCCGAGCCGACGCCAAAGCCTTCACAGCCGTACTCGTCCTGAACTCACTCGCAGCTGTCGTCGGCCTGGCCGGCCCCTGGCTGGTGGGCCGCATCATCGACGAGGTCCGCGCCGGCCACGGCGTAACGACCGTCGACAAACTGGCCCTGGCGATCCTGATAGCGGCAACAGCCCAGCTGCTGCTGGCCCGCTGGGCCCGCTACGTAGGCCACCGTTTCGGCGAACGCACCCTCGCACGGGTCCGCGAGGAATTCGTGGACCGCACCCTCGCCCTCCCCGCGAACGTCGTCGAACGAGCCGGCACCGGCGACCTCACCTCCCGTGGCACCACAGACGTCGCCCTCGTCGGCACGACCCTGCGCGACGCCGGACCCGAGCTGCTGATCAACTCCGTACAGGCAGCGTTCCTGCTGGCCGCGGTCTTCATCCTGGACCCGCTGCTCGGCCTCTGCGGAGTACTCGGCTTCGGCGGCATCTGGTGGGCGATGCGCTGGTACCTGCGCCGCGCCCGCGACGGCTATCTCGCCGAGGGCGCGGCCACCTCGGAGGTCGCGGAGATCCTCGCGGCGACGGTGTCCGGTGCCCGCACGGTGGAGGCCCTGCGCCTCGAACGGCGAAGGGTGGCGGCGAGCCGCGACGCGCTGGAGAGGTCCCGCCGCACCCGCTTCCACACCCTGTTCCTGCGCACCGTCTTCTTCCCGGCCGTCGAGGTGTCGTACGTCGTTCCCGTGACGACGGTCCTGCTGCTCGGCGGCGTGCTGCTGGAGCGGGGCGCGCTGAGCCTGGGCTCGGTCGTGGCGGCCGCCCTGTATCTGCAACGGCTGAGTGAGCCGCTGGACGAGATCCTGATGCGGGTCGAGCAACTGCAGAGCAGCGGCGCCTCGTTCGCCCGCGTGGAGGGCCTGGCGCGAGCCCCGCAGGCGACGGACACCGACTCGCCGACCCCCGCGGACGACCGGCTCGACGTGACCGGCGTGCGCTACTCCTACGACCGCGGTGGCGAGGTCCTCAGCGACGTCGACCTGACCGTGCGGCCGGGGGAACGCCTCGCGGTGGTCGGCCCGTCCGGCGCCGGGAAGACGACCCTGAGCCGACTGCTGGCGGGCGTGGACGCGCCGACCGCCGGCTCGGTGACGGTCGGCGGTGTCCCGGTCGTCGCACTCGGCCCGGAGCAGCTGCGCCGCCAGGTCGTCCTGGTCACCCAGGAGCACCACGTCTTCCTCGGCACGGTCCGCGACAACCTCCGTATCGCCGAACCGTCCGCCACGGACGAGGAGTTGTGGGCCGCCCTCACCGCGGTCGGCGCCGACGCCTGGGTACGGCGGCTGCCCGACGGCCTCGACACGGCGCTGGGCGACGGGGGCCGCCGTACGGACGGCTCGCAGGCCCAGCAGCTCGCGCTCGCCCGCGTGGTGCTGGCCGACCCGCACACCCTGATCCTCGACGAGGCGACGGCCCTGCTCGACCCGACGACCGCCCGCCACACCGAGCGCGCCCTGGCCGCCGTACTTCAGGGCCGCACCGTCATCGCCATCGCCCACCGTCTGCACACGGCGCACGACGCGGACCGCGTGGCCGTGATGGAGAACGGCCGCCTCACCGAGCTCGGCACCCACGACGACCTGGTCGCGGCGGGCGGGGCGTACGCGGCGCTGTGGCGGTCGTGGCACGGGGAGCGGCCCGCCTCGCCCGGAACGGCGTAG